One window from the genome of Elaeis guineensis isolate ETL-2024a chromosome 5, EG11, whole genome shotgun sequence encodes:
- the LOC105044445 gene encoding glutathione hydrolase 3, whose translation MAAHDDIESTLLGHPAPPRTTSGRRIAAVVAALLAVGLLLVVVVDEFVGDRVQVSFEGRRHRLGSTDGPELVESEVGVVAADDGRCSEIGVGALRAGGHAVDAAVATALCLGVVHPVSSGLGGGAFMIVRSSDSGKAEAFDSRETAPSAASKNMYEKNPSFKEKGALSMGIPGELAGLHAAWLKYGKLPWKALFQPSIELAREGFEVVPFLAHAIESSKDDILADPGLRGVLAPDGKLLQTNDTCYNPALAHTLEVLSTEGPQAFYNGSIGEKFVEDVRNAGGVATMEDMRNYRIELKEAMAANVMGYTILGMHPPSSGTVGMSLVLNILDSYKSMKAVKGLLGLHHLIEAMKHMFAMRMNLGDPDFVNITQYVSDMLSPSFAEKLQQKILDNTTFNPGYYMARWSQLRDHGTSHFCIVDAERNAVAMTSTVNWYFGAGVLSPSTGIVLNNEMADFSTPTESTPDHLPPAPANFIEPGKRPLSSMTPIIVLKDNQLAGVVGASGGMKIIPAVIEVFMNHFILGMEPLAAVQHPRVYHELIPNVVLYENWTAIDGEVIEFKEAAKVFLEQRGHHLRSVSGGAVCQLVVHDLQKSVLKQIGSKKVEINDVGVFHGMLTAVSDPRKDGRPAGL comes from the exons ATGGCCGCGCACGATGACATCGAATCCACCCTCCTCGGCCATCCTGCGCCCCCCCGGACCACCTCCGGCCGGCGGATCGCCGCCGTCGTCGCAGCTCTCCTCG CCGTTGGGCTACTTCTCGTCGTGGTCGTCGACGAATTCGTGGGGGATCGGGTGCAGGTGAGCTTCGAGGGAAGACGGCATCGGTTGGGGAGCACGGACGGGCCGGAGTTGGTGGAATCGGAAGTGGGTGTGGTGGCGGCGGACGACGGGAGGTGCTCGGAAATCGGGGTGGGGGCGCTGAGGGCCGGGGGGCACGCGGTGGACGCGGCAGTGGCGACAGCGCTGTGCCTGGGGGTAGTGCACCCGGTGTCGAGTGGCCTTGGCGGCGGGGCCTTCATGATCGTGCGATCGTCGGACTCCGGCAAGGCCGAGGCCTTCGATTCCCGGGAGACCGCTCCCTCCGCTGCGTCGAAG AACATGTATGAGAAGAACCCATCATTTAAGGAAAAGGGTGCGCTCTCGATGGGAATCCCTGGAGAACTTGCCGGCCTCCATGCAGCTTGGCTGAAATATGGGAAGCTTCCGTGGAAGGCTCTCTTCCAACCTTCTATTGAACTTGCAAGAGAGGGTTTTGAGGTGGTACCTTTTCTAGCACATGCCATTGAGTCGTCCAAGGATGACATATTGGCGGACCCTGGCTTGCGAGGAGTGTTGGCGCCTGACGGGAAGCTGCTGCAGACCAACGATACTTGCTACAATCCTGCACTCGCCCATACGTTGGAGGTGCTATCCACCGAAGGACCACAAGCATTCTACAATGGAAGCATTGGAGAGAAATTCGTGGAGGATGTGAGGAATGCTGGCGGTGTTGCAACAATGGAGGATATGAGGAATTATAGAATTGAGCTCAAGGAGGCAATGGCAGCAAATGTTATGGGTTACACGATCCTTGGTATGCACCCACCGTCCAGTGGAACTGTGGGAATGTCCCTG GTTCTGAACATTCTGGATAGCTACAAGTCAATGAAAGCTGTGAAAGGCTTGCTTGGACTCCATCATCTCATTGAAGCAATGAAGCACATGTTTGCCATGCGGATGAATCTTGGGGACCCTGATTTTGTTAATATTACCCAATATGTTTCTGACATGTTGTCGCCCTCCTTCGCTGAGAAACTTCAGCAAAAGATACTCGACAATACAACATTTAATCCAGGCTACTATATGGCAAG aTGGAGTCAGCTACGGGACCATGGAACCAGTCATTTCTGCATTGTGGATGCTGAGCGTAATGCGGTTGCTATGACAAGTACTGTTAATTGGTACTTTGGAGCAGGGGTGCTCTCACCATCAACAGGAATTGTGTTGAATAATGAGATGGCTGATTTCTCTACACCAACAGAATCAACTCCTGATCATCTTCCGCCAGCACCAGCAAACTTCATCGAGCCAGGCAAGAGACCATTGTCTTCCATGACACCTATCATTGTCCTCAAG GACAATCAGCTTGCAGGAGTTGTAGGGGCTAGCGGTGGAATGAAAATAATTCCAGCAGTCATTGAAGTCTTCATGAACCATTTTATTTTGGGAATGGAACCTCTGGCAGCCGTTCAACATCCAAGGGTCTACCAtgag CTGATACCAAATGTGGTGCTTTATGAGAACTGGACAGCGATCGATGGAGAGGTTATAGAGTTCAAGGAGGCGGCAAAGGTGTTCTTGGAGCAGAGAGGTCATCACCTTCGAAGTGTTTCAGGAGGGGCAGTGTGCCAACTTGTGGTACATGACCTCCAGAAATCAGTTCTTAAACAAATAGGGAGTAAGAAGGTGGAAATAAATGATGTTGGTGTCTTCCACGGCATGCTTACTGCAGTCAGTGACCCAAGGAAAGATGGAAGGCCTGCAGGACTGTAG